One genomic region from Drosophila subpulchrella strain 33 F10 #4 breed RU33 chromosome 2R, RU_Dsub_v1.1 Primary Assembly, whole genome shotgun sequence encodes:
- the LOC119551603 gene encoding protein transport protein Sec61 subunit beta gives MPAPASSTAVGSGSRSPSKLSAPRSAGSGGGSTLKQRKTTSSTTAARSRAPGGAGTGGMWRFYTDDSPGIKVGPVPVLVMSLLFIASVFMLHIWGKYNRS, from the exons ATG CCCGCTCCAGCAAGTTCGACGGCCGTGGGCAGCGGATCGCGCTCGCCCAGCAAATTGTCGGCGCCACGTAGCGCCGGAtccggaggcggcagcacccTGAAGCAGCGCAAGACCACCAGCAGCACCACGGCGGCCCGGAGTCGTGCTCCCGGCGGAGCCGGAACTGGTGGCATGTGGCGCTTCTACACCGACGACTCTCCCGGAATCAAGGT CGGACCCGTGCCCGTGCTGGTCATGTCGCTGCTCTTCATCGCTTCCGTTTTCATGCTGCACATCTGGGGCAAATACAATCGTTCTTAA